A stretch of the Planktothricoides raciborskii GIHE-MW2 genome encodes the following:
- a CDS encoding nucleotidyltransferase family protein codes for MEKQIKAYPINIPLPSIAEICQTYHIQKLSLFGSVLRDDFGPQSDIDILVEFQAGKTPGFRFINIQDRLSERLGRTVDLNTPQDLSRYFREQVLAEAEVIYVKK; via the coding sequence ATGGAAAAACAAATCAAGGCTTATCCAATCAATATTCCATTACCGAGCATTGCCGAAATTTGCCAAACCTACCATATCCAAAAACTTTCTTTATTTGGTTCCGTGTTAAGAGATGACTTTGGACCGCAGAGTGATATTGATATTTTAGTAGAATTTCAAGCGGGAAAAACTCCCGGATTTCGCTTTATTAACATTCAAGATAGACTCTCGGAACGTTTAGGTCGTACCGTTGACTTGAATACACCTCAAGACCTGAGCCGCTATTTCCGAGAACAAGTTTTAGCTGAAGCCGAGGTAATCTATGTTAAAAAATGA
- a CDS encoding glycosyltransferase family 39 protein, producing the protein MTNQLSRSHSWIILGVIWLVSAVGDRLWFAIDNSIPSWDQADYLTGALNYWQAFQTPQWGNLDWWTSLWQLSSKIPPGTYMITAIFHSYFGLGEDIATLVNLFFSAILLVSVYGLGSLLFHQKVGLWAAGLCMLFPGLYNVRLDFLLDYPLTAVVTLCFYCLTLWKYPPEKKREERGDRGEERKEKREKRRENFLDPLSSILSPLSSILYPLFSFLKLGLAPSQWGMAIAFGLSLGLALMIKQTAVLFLFAPILWVVVGSVWRREWGRLAQLAIANLLAIAVMYPWYRTNWLLILTGSKRATIDSAIAEGDPPLNTLGAWTYYLEQLPHHVSLPLLIVAIAGFFLYITRSKRQRATGNREEGVGCRAAIGVGAEEQRSRGAEEKNSPPHKSPPAPPLPRSPASPPRRWLLVFWLGAYLLCSLNINKDFRYVLPYLPVVAIFLANGLVEWQSRSPRWGKKEERGKRKEERGNIFSLLSSLFSLLFSLPSVGRWVPAGTVAVTLLLMTVNLWPVDDLSRINSRQPGQHHAYAGPVWPIREAIAQIIQTEPYLRSTVGVLPSTPTVNQHTLNYYGALANFQVYGRQVGTRRSQVAQDVRSLSWFLTKTGDQGSVPVEAQAATVQAVQTSPDFQLHKTWQLPDGSTLQLYHRQSPSIQVITTDITPPPQIKLENVTVSPAAPPGQPIPVTYQWLGNWQDLQNGLVLLTWNQQPNNQPTTNNQQPTTNNQPTTNNQTNYWLHDRAIGLGKLHKNARNPVSSRNPVSITDSVSITETLAMLPPGNIAPGIYTLKAEYLNRQTGETYPLEVPNNVQIKIDPTAAATPAPELDLVTQLRSLATALPLGVDALSPVFDDIGRINQYDPTQDYLTQAQLTLKARLSGQDNLDYAYNLALAMVLKRDAPGAIAALEKVVQLDPKNPYAHGYLAFVNLYDWRPGAAEKALKPALEIDPNRQEFQILNALAALFQGNLLKTWHRTSPLLPPEVQGLISKVGLSLLILIGAFLGVIGFLIGRIIFKKAKEFQHKPKNR; encoded by the coding sequence ATGACTAATCAGTTGAGTCGATCGCACAGTTGGATAATTTTAGGGGTAATCTGGTTGGTTTCCGCTGTTGGCGATCGCCTCTGGTTTGCCATTGATAACTCTATCCCCAGTTGGGACCAGGCGGATTATCTGACGGGGGCGTTGAACTATTGGCAAGCTTTCCAAACTCCTCAGTGGGGGAATCTTGACTGGTGGACAAGTTTATGGCAACTGTCGTCTAAAATTCCTCCCGGCACTTATATGATTACGGCGATATTTCACTCCTATTTTGGCTTAGGTGAAGATATCGCCACTTTAGTGAATTTATTCTTTAGCGCGATTTTACTGGTTTCGGTCTATGGCTTAGGCAGTTTGTTATTTCACCAGAAAGTTGGTTTATGGGCTGCCGGTTTATGTATGTTGTTTCCCGGCTTATATAATGTCCGCCTGGACTTTCTCCTCGATTATCCTCTAACGGCGGTGGTGACTCTCTGTTTCTATTGTTTAACTCTTTGGAAATATCCACCAGAAAAGAAAAGAGAGGAGAGAGGAGATAGGGGAGAAGAGAGAAAAGAGAAGAGAGAAAAGAGAAGAGAGAATTTTCTTGATCCTCTATCCTCTATCCTCTCTCCTCTATCCTCTATTCTCTATCCTCTATTCTCTTTCCTAAAGTTAGGGCTTGCCCCTAGTCAGTGGGGTATGGCGATCGCTTTTGGGCTATCTCTGGGGTTGGCCTTGATGATTAAGCAAACAGCGGTGTTATTTTTGTTTGCGCCAATTTTATGGGTAGTAGTCGGCAGCGTTTGGCGGCGTGAGTGGGGCAGACTGGCACAATTGGCGATCGCGAACTTATTGGCGATCGCGGTAATGTATCCCTGGTATCGCACCAACTGGTTACTAATTCTGACTGGCAGTAAACGGGCAACTATTGACTCGGCGATCGCGGAAGGAGATCCGCCATTAAATACCTTGGGGGCATGGACTTATTATCTTGAACAATTGCCCCATCATGTTTCTTTGCCATTATTAATTGTGGCGATCGCCGGATTTTTTTTGTACATAACCAGAAGCAAGAGGCAACGGGCAACGGGGAATAGGGAAGAGGGTGTAGGGTGTAGGGCCGCCATCGGTGTAGGGGCAGAGGAGCAGAGGAGCCGAGGAGCAGAGGAGAAAAATTCTCCCCCGCACAAGAGCCCCCCTGCCCCCCCGCTCCCCCGCTCCCCCGCTTCTCCTCCCCGGCGATGGTTGCTAGTTTTCTGGCTAGGGGCTTATTTGCTGTGTTCCCTGAATATCAACAAAGATTTTCGCTATGTCTTGCCCTATTTGCCGGTAGTGGCGATTTTTTTAGCCAATGGGTTAGTCGAGTGGCAGAGTCGATCGCCTCGTTGGGGGAAGAAAGAGGAAAGAGGAAAGAGGAAAGAGGAAAGAGGAAATATATTCTCTCTTCTCTCTTCTCTCTTCTCTCTTCTCTTTTCTCTCCCCTCGGTTGGGCGGTGGGTTCCTGCGGGGACTGTAGCTGTGACATTGTTACTGATGACAGTGAATTTATGGCCGGTGGATGATTTGTCCAGGATAAACTCCAGACAACCAGGACAACATCATGCTTATGCAGGCCCTGTTTGGCCAATTCGTGAGGCGATCGCGCAAATTATCCAAACCGAACCTTATTTACGTTCAACCGTGGGGGTGTTGCCTTCTACCCCTACGGTGAATCAGCATACCCTGAATTATTATGGGGCGTTGGCGAATTTCCAAGTTTATGGCCGTCAGGTGGGAACCCGGCGATCGCAGGTTGCCCAAGATGTGCGATCGCTGTCTTGGTTTCTCACCAAAACCGGCGACCAAGGTTCTGTGCCCGTAGAAGCGCAAGCCGCCACAGTGCAAGCAGTCCAGACAAGTCCAGACTTCCAACTGCACAAAACCTGGCAATTACCCGATGGTAGTACCTTGCAACTCTATCACCGCCAATCCCCAAGCATTCAAGTCATAACGACAGATATCACCCCGCCACCGCAAATTAAATTAGAAAATGTCACCGTGTCCCCTGCTGCCCCCCCAGGGCAACCTATTCCCGTGACTTATCAGTGGTTGGGCAACTGGCAAGATTTGCAAAATGGCTTAGTATTGTTAACCTGGAACCAACAACCAAACAACCAACCAACAACCAACAACCAACAACCAACAACCAACAACCAACCAACAACCAATAACCAAACTAACTATTGGTTACACGATCGCGCGATCGGTTTAGGAAAGTTGCATAAAAACGCAAGAAACCCGGTTTCTTCAAGAAACCCGGTTTCTATCACCGACTCTGTTTCTATCACCGAAACATTAGCTATGTTGCCACCGGGGAATATTGCCCCAGGAATCTATACTTTAAAAGCGGAATATCTTAATCGGCAAACTGGCGAAACTTATCCGTTAGAAGTGCCGAATAATGTGCAAATCAAAATTGACCCAACGGCGGCGGCAACTCCTGCGCCAGAGTTGGATTTAGTCACTCAATTGCGATCGCTTGCCACTGCCTTACCCCTGGGAGTGGATGCCCTCAGTCCTGTTTTTGATGACATTGGCAGAATCAACCAATATGACCCGACTCAAGATTATTTAACCCAAGCCCAATTAACTTTAAAAGCGCGATTAAGCGGACAGGATAATCTCGATTATGCCTATAATTTAGCTTTAGCAATGGTGTTAAAAAGAGATGCCCCAGGTGCGATCGCGGCTTTAGAAAAAGTCGTTCAACTTGATCCAAAAAATCCTTATGCTCATGGCTATCTTGCTTTTGTAAATCTCTATGATTGGCGTCCAGGTGCGGCAGAAAAAGCCTTGAAGCCCGCCCTAGAAATTGACCCAAACCGCCAAGAATTTCAAATTCTCAATGCTTTAGCTGCATTATTCCAAGGCAATTTGCTCAAAACCTGGCACCGCACCTCCCCCTTGCTTCCCCCAGAAGTGCAAGGATTAATTTCAAAAGTGGGACTATCTTTATTAATTCTCATCGGGGCTTTCCTAGGAGTGATCGGCTTTTTGATTGGGAGAATAATCTTTAAAAAAGCTAAAGAATTTCAACATAAGCCAAAAAATCGCTAA
- a CDS encoding PPC domain-containing protein yields the protein MSTPKVNAQVIYNPIDLKGRYEITDVLSEKDIPTGQGGFARDYRVTLTDVDQVAIDLISDGFDAIVSLIGPDGTTIAENDDGPDGTTNSLLFARIQTTGDYIVRVRAFGEGGVGNFTLKVTRLRPIDN from the coding sequence ATGAGTACCCCGAAAGTAAACGCTCAAGTTATATATAACCCGATTGACTTAAAGGGACGCTATGAAATTACCGATGTTCTCTCAGAAAAAGATATTCCCACGGGTCAAGGGGGATTTGCCCGGGACTACCGAGTCACACTCACCGATGTCGATCAAGTAGCGATCGATTTAATCTCTGATGGTTTCGACGCAATAGTATCCTTAATCGGTCCTGATGGCACCACCATAGCGGAAAATGATGATGGACCTGATGGCACCACCAACTCTCTATTATTTGCCAGAATCCAAACTACCGGCGATTATATTGTCCGAGTCCGAGCCTTTGGCGAAGGTGGAGTGGGCAACTTTACCCTCAAAGTCACTCGCTTGCGCCCAATAGACAACTAA
- the fabG gene encoding 3-oxoacyl-[acyl-carrier-protein] reductase: protein MELLPEQMQKLPDRVAIVTGASRGIGRAIAIALAAEGAKVVVNYASSSGPADEVVTTITQAGGEAIALQADVSQPDQVDNLIKTVMDQWGRIDILVNNAGITRDTLLMRMKLEDWQAVIDLNLSGVFLCTRAVAKIMLKQKAGRIVNIASVAGQMGNPGQGNYSAAKAGVIGFTKTIAKELASRGITVNAVAPGFITTDMTKDLKGTEELLKYIPLGRFGQPEEVAGLVRFLAADPAAAYITGQVMNVDGGMVMA from the coding sequence ATGGAACTTTTACCAGAACAGATGCAAAAATTACCCGATCGCGTGGCGATTGTCACTGGGGCTTCACGGGGAATTGGTCGGGCGATCGCGATCGCCTTAGCCGCAGAAGGGGCTAAAGTCGTGGTCAACTATGCCAGTTCCAGTGGGCCTGCGGATGAAGTGGTGACGACCATTACCCAAGCGGGAGGAGAGGCGATCGCCCTACAAGCAGATGTCTCCCAACCAGACCAAGTAGATAATCTGATCAAAACCGTCATGGATCAATGGGGTCGCATCGACATTCTAGTCAACAACGCCGGAATCACTCGCGACACCTTATTAATGCGGATGAAATTAGAAGACTGGCAAGCGGTCATCGACCTCAACCTCAGTGGAGTATTCCTCTGTACCCGCGCTGTCGCCAAAATTATGCTCAAGCAAAAAGCCGGTCGAATCGTCAATATTGCCTCCGTTGCCGGACAAATGGGCAACCCTGGACAAGGCAACTATAGCGCCGCCAAAGCCGGAGTCATCGGCTTTACCAAAACCATTGCCAAAGAACTCGCCTCTCGCGGCATCACCGTCAACGCGGTTGCCCCTGGATTCATTACCACAGACATGACCAAGGATCTCAAAGGCACAGAGGAACTGCTGAAATATATTCCCCTCGGTCGTTTTGGTCAACCCGAAGAAGTGGCTGGGTTAGTGCGATTTTTAGCTGCCGATCCTGCGGCTGCCTATATTACAGGTCAAGTGATGAATGTCGATGGCGGCATGGTTATGGCTTAG
- a CDS encoding acyl-CoA desaturase — MPLDSQIKPPVNSLDVLEEAQRRSNIPHVTIPRPSQLKRERWIFAASIALPCLGFIGAIALGFYSGITALDWILFLSMFFLTVLGIEVGYHRLFSHHAFETVAPIRAFLAIAGCMALQGPVIYWVSNHRRHHIYSDQAQDPHSPYFQGSQSVELLPGLWHAHIGWIFDPERTSPGRYGRDILKDPLIMTIDKFYFVWVFLGLLIPAILGGIFSGSLAGILHGFLWGGMARMFLVQQGTYSINSFCHVFGNRPFATPEKSTNNLWLTIPTLGGSLHNTHHAFPNTAINGFEWWQIDPGAWFIRGLEKLNLAWDIKMPTPEMIAAKKIK; from the coding sequence ATGCCGCTAGATTCTCAAATCAAGCCTCCGGTGAATTCTCTCGATGTCCTAGAAGAAGCTCAGAGACGATCAAATATCCCCCATGTCACGATTCCTAGACCATCTCAACTGAAACGAGAACGGTGGATATTTGCCGCGTCGATCGCCCTGCCATGTTTAGGCTTTATTGGTGCGATCGCCCTAGGGTTTTATTCAGGAATCACCGCCCTAGATTGGATCCTATTTCTGAGTATGTTTTTCCTCACGGTTCTGGGTATCGAAGTGGGATATCATCGCCTATTTTCTCACCATGCCTTTGAAACCGTTGCCCCCATTCGCGCCTTTTTAGCGATCGCTGGCTGCATGGCGCTACAAGGCCCTGTCATCTACTGGGTCAGCAATCATCGCCGCCATCATATCTACAGCGATCAAGCACAAGACCCCCATTCACCCTACTTTCAAGGCTCCCAGTCTGTGGAATTACTCCCAGGACTCTGGCACGCTCATATCGGTTGGATTTTTGACCCAGAAAGAACCAGTCCCGGTCGTTATGGTCGGGATATTCTCAAAGACCCCTTAATAATGACCATTGACAAATTTTACTTTGTTTGGGTATTTTTAGGTCTTTTAATTCCTGCCATTTTAGGCGGAATTTTCAGCGGCAGTTTAGCCGGAATTCTACATGGTTTTCTCTGGGGAGGAATGGCGCGGATGTTCCTAGTCCAACAGGGGACTTATAGCATTAACTCTTTCTGCCATGTGTTTGGCAATCGTCCTTTTGCTACCCCAGAAAAAAGTACCAATAATCTTTGGTTAACTATCCCAACTTTAGGGGGGTCTTTACACAATACCCATCACGCCTTTCCTAACACAGCAATTAATGGGTTTGAATGGTGGCAAATCGATCCCGGTGCCTGGTTTATTCGGGGATTAGAAAAGCTAAATCTAGCCTGGGATATCAAAATGCCAACTCCGGAAATGATTGCTGCCAAGAAAATTAAATAG
- a CDS encoding DUF3598 family protein — MSKYELASQWDNFLLNLGVWQGSFTRISPQGEIQSDTPTVVRLEGLDNNRTVKQVVERFPQNTDEIPPPLVLQYSSLNRSILFFNNGAFSTGSMQFGPFSEFGAEFGFIVGDRRLRLVELFDQNANFASMTLIREYRENTNTPERPPLTLDQLLGDWEGEAVTIYPDWRSPDVSSTRLSLRRQGDNLSTSLSIEMSAENFSFTSTAEIQGSRLLFNQGSMPMQILLLPDGASCNTPLSIPMRQPFFLEAGWLLDDRRRQRLIRRYDDRGGWDSLTLVTEEKVA, encoded by the coding sequence ATGTCCAAGTATGAATTAGCGTCTCAATGGGACAACTTCCTCCTGAATTTAGGGGTTTGGCAAGGGTCATTTACCCGAATTTCCCCCCAAGGAGAAATCCAAAGTGATACCCCCACCGTTGTGAGGTTAGAAGGCTTAGACAATAATCGCACGGTTAAACAGGTAGTGGAGCGCTTTCCCCAAAATACCGATGAAATTCCGCCCCCGTTGGTACTGCAATATAGTTCTTTAAACCGCAGTATTTTATTCTTTAATAATGGAGCCTTTTCCACTGGTTCGATGCAATTTGGACCCTTTAGTGAGTTTGGGGCAGAATTTGGTTTTATTGTTGGTGATCGCCGATTGCGTTTGGTGGAATTATTTGACCAAAATGCCAATTTTGCCAGTATGACCCTGATTCGAGAATATCGGGAAAATACCAACACCCCCGAACGTCCTCCCCTGACCCTAGATCAACTCCTCGGAGACTGGGAAGGAGAAGCGGTGACTATTTATCCAGATTGGCGATCGCCTGATGTCTCCTCCACTCGTCTATCCTTACGTCGGCAAGGAGACAATCTTTCGACATCTTTGAGTATAGAAATGAGTGCAGAAAACTTTAGCTTCACTTCTACCGCAGAGATTCAAGGTTCCCGGCTCTTATTCAACCAAGGAAGTATGCCGATGCAAATTCTGTTACTGCCCGACGGTGCATCGTGCAATACTCCCCTAAGCATTCCTATGCGTCAACCTTTTTTCCTGGAAGCGGGATGGTTGCTTGACGATCGCCGCCGACAGCGCTTAATTCGCCGTTATGACGATCGGGGAGGATGGGACAGTTTAACCCTGGTGACAGAGGAGAAAGTAGCTTAA
- a CDS encoding chromophore lyase CpcT/CpeT produces MTQQNKLTILAQWLVGEFENVNQAKEQPNWFVHIRLWHRLLPIKIDGNLAIFAEQAPILKLDQPYRQRILFLKPSDNPAKFIGQYYGFKDPNKFRGAGTNPHLLNQFLPEDLVNLPGCALTITEQEQKFIAQPEPGAKCFFEYDGQIRQVVLGLEVSEDSFKSFDRGVDPETGKGLWGALIGPYEYQKIQGFSWPN; encoded by the coding sequence ATGACCCAACAAAACAAATTAACCATTTTAGCACAATGGCTGGTAGGCGAATTTGAAAACGTTAATCAAGCCAAAGAACAACCGAATTGGTTTGTACATATTCGGCTTTGGCATCGGCTTTTACCCATAAAAATTGACGGCAACTTAGCTATTTTTGCCGAGCAAGCGCCAATTTTAAAATTAGATCAACCCTATCGCCAGAGAATTTTATTCTTAAAACCGAGCGATAATCCCGCTAAGTTCATCGGCCAATATTATGGATTTAAAGACCCGAATAAATTTCGCGGTGCCGGGACAAATCCTCACTTGCTGAATCAATTTTTACCGGAAGATTTAGTTAATTTACCCGGTTGTGCTTTGACCATTACGGAGCAAGAGCAAAAATTTATTGCCCAACCGGAACCGGGGGCAAAATGCTTCTTTGAATATGATGGCCAAATCCGTCAAGTGGTTTTGGGCTTAGAAGTCAGCGAAGATAGCTTTAAAAGTTTCGATCGCGGAGTCGATCCAGAAACCGGAAAAGGATTGTGGGGGGCATTAATTGGCCCTTATGAGTATCAAAAAATCCAGGGATTTTCTTGGCCGAATTAA
- the prmA gene encoding 50S ribosomal protein L11 methyltransferase, with the protein MANNWWEIQVLCEPALEDLVFLRLESFGCQGTASQTKGSSCLVLAYLPQEKAQLLDLSALSLLLRQDALCMSFQAPVIKWSLIEEEDWGVNWRKHWHPQKIGDRFLINPAWLPIPTDSDRLILRLDPGVAFGTGDHPTTELCLEALEMRLGDDSEQQNAVIADIGCGSGILSIGAILLGAHRAIAVDTDPLAVRAARENRELNKIAKEQITIQQGSVLQVKELIDQPVNGIVCNILAEVIIDLIPEMNAIAGPETWGIFSGILLDQAKPVADTLEQHGWIVAALWRRQDWCCFNVRHA; encoded by the coding sequence ATGGCAAATAATTGGTGGGAAATTCAAGTGCTTTGTGAACCAGCTTTGGAAGATTTAGTCTTCTTAAGGCTGGAAAGTTTTGGTTGTCAGGGTACAGCTTCTCAGACTAAAGGTTCTTCTTGTTTGGTGTTGGCTTATTTACCCCAAGAAAAAGCACAGTTGTTGGATTTATCGGCTTTGTCCCTTTTGCTCAGGCAAGATGCTTTATGTATGAGCTTTCAAGCTCCCGTGATTAAGTGGAGTTTAATCGAGGAAGAGGACTGGGGCGTTAATTGGCGGAAGCATTGGCATCCCCAGAAAATTGGCGATCGCTTCTTGATTAATCCCGCATGGCTGCCCATCCCCACGGATAGCGATCGCCTGATTTTGCGTTTGGATCCGGGCGTTGCCTTTGGCACTGGAGATCATCCAACCACGGAACTCTGTTTAGAAGCCCTGGAAATGCGCCTCGGAGATGATAGTGAGCAACAAAATGCGGTCATTGCTGATATTGGCTGTGGTTCTGGTATTTTATCCATCGGTGCGATCCTTTTGGGGGCGCATCGAGCGATCGCCGTAGATACTGATCCCCTAGCAGTGCGGGCAGCACGGGAAAATCGCGAATTAAATAAAATCGCCAAAGAGCAAATCACGATTCAACAAGGCAGTGTTTTACAGGTCAAGGAGTTAATTGACCAACCTGTGAATGGGATCGTCTGTAATATTTTGGCAGAAGTGATTATTGATTTAATCCCAGAGATGAATGCGATCGCCGGCCCAGAAACTTGGGGAATTTTCAGTGGAATTTTGCTCGATCAAGCCAAACCTGTCGCCGATACCTTAGAGCAACATGGTTGGATCGTTGCCGCCCTTTGGCGTCGTCAAGATTGGTGTTGTTTTAATGTGCGTCACGCTTAA
- the serA gene encoding phosphoglycerate dehydrogenase, which translates to MPKVLVSDSIDQAGIDILSQVAQVDVQIGLSPQELINIIPEYDAWMIRSGTRITKEMIAAGDRLKIIGRAGVGVDNVDVPEATRKGIVVVNSPEGNTIAAAEHALAMMLALSRYVPDANTSVKNGLWERKKFVGAEIYKKTLGIVGLGKIGSHVASIAKAMGMKMLAYDPFISIERADQLGCRLVDLDLLFREADYITLHIPKTKETANLINAEAIGKMKPTARIINCSRGGIIDEVALATALKEGRIAGAALDVFDNEPLEEGSPLRELGKEIVLTPHLGASTTEAQVNVAIDVAEQIRDVLLGLPARSAVNIPGLYPDALEKLRPYLELAETLGNLVSQLAGGRVELLNVRLQGDLANNESQAVVVAALKGLLSQALRERVNYVNASIEAKERGIRVIETRDASIRDYAGSLHLEAKGSLGQHTVTGAILGDGEIRITDVDEFPVNVAPTHYMLLTRHRDMPGIIGKIGSLLGSFNVNIASMQVGRKIVRGDAVMVLSLDDPLPEGILAEIMKVSGIRDACTVTL; encoded by the coding sequence ATGCCAAAGGTTCTCGTTTCAGATTCTATTGATCAAGCTGGAATAGATATTCTATCCCAGGTCGCCCAGGTTGATGTTCAAATTGGACTATCACCTCAAGAACTCATCAACATCATTCCTGAATATGATGCTTGGATGATTCGTTCCGGCACCCGCATTACTAAAGAAATGATTGCAGCGGGCGATCGCCTCAAAATCATTGGTCGCGCTGGCGTTGGCGTCGATAATGTGGATGTGCCAGAAGCCACCCGTAAAGGGATTGTGGTCGTCAATTCCCCTGAAGGGAACACGATCGCCGCTGCGGAACACGCTCTGGCTATGATGCTGGCCCTTTCCCGCTACGTTCCTGATGCCAATACATCGGTTAAAAATGGCTTATGGGAGCGGAAAAAATTTGTCGGCGCGGAAATTTACAAAAAAACCCTGGGAATTGTCGGACTGGGCAAAATTGGCTCCCATGTAGCCAGCATTGCCAAAGCAATGGGCATGAAAATGCTGGCTTACGATCCGTTTATTTCCATTGAACGAGCGGATCAACTCGGCTGTCGCTTAGTCGATCTCGATTTATTATTCCGAGAAGCCGATTACATTACCCTGCATATCCCCAAAACCAAGGAAACCGCGAATCTGATTAATGCGGAGGCGATCGGTAAAATGAAACCGACCGCTCGGATTATCAACTGTTCTCGGGGGGGCATTATTGATGAAGTCGCTTTAGCCACCGCCTTAAAAGAAGGTCGGATCGCCGGAGCCGCCTTAGATGTCTTTGACAATGAACCCTTAGAAGAAGGGTCGCCCTTGCGGGAACTGGGCAAAGAAATTGTCCTCACCCCCCACCTCGGCGCTTCCACCACTGAAGCCCAGGTCAATGTGGCCATTGACGTAGCCGAACAAATTCGCGATGTACTTTTGGGACTGCCTGCCCGTTCAGCGGTAAACATTCCCGGACTTTACCCAGATGCCCTGGAGAAACTACGCCCTTACTTAGAATTGGCGGAAACCTTGGGCAATTTAGTCTCTCAATTGGCCGGTGGGCGCGTGGAACTGCTAAATGTGCGGCTCCAAGGGGACTTGGCTAACAATGAAAGTCAAGCTGTAGTCGTGGCTGCCCTCAAAGGTCTGCTCTCTCAAGCGTTGCGGGAACGAGTCAATTATGTGAATGCCAGCATCGAAGCCAAAGAACGAGGCATTCGGGTGATTGAAACTCGTGATGCGTCAATTCGTGACTATGCCGGTTCCCTGCATTTAGAAGCTAAAGGTTCTCTGGGCCAGCATACGGTGACTGGGGCGATCTTAGGGGATGGGGAAATTCGGATCACCGATGTGGATGAGTTCCCCGTCAACGTGGCGCCAACTCACTATATGCTCTTAACCAGGCACCGAGATATGCCAGGGATTATTGGTAAAATCGGCTCCCTACTGGGCAGTTTCAATGTGAATATTGCCAGTATGCAGGTGGGTCGCAAAATTGTTCGCGGCGATGCGGTCATGGTACTGAGCCTTGACGATCCTTTGCCAGAAGGAATTTTGGCTGAGATTATGAAGGTTTCAGGGATTCGCGATGCCTGTACCGTCACCCTTTAA
- a CDS encoding response regulator has translation MAKILIVDDSTLSRRIMRTILIAEGHHIIEATDGLVGIETYLMEQPDLVLLDMAMPGLPGDEVLEKILELNQSARVIIATADLQDLTKTKVLEAGAMGFVNKPFNRTKVLEVVNQVLSNTPDVL, from the coding sequence ATGGCCAAAATTCTCATTGTGGATGACTCAACTTTATCCAGAAGAATTATGCGAACAATTCTCATCGCAGAAGGACATCATATTATTGAAGCCACAGACGGATTAGTGGGAATTGAAACTTATTTAATGGAACAGCCGGATTTAGTTTTGCTGGATATGGCAATGCCAGGACTACCCGGAGATGAGGTGCTGGAAAAAATTCTGGAGTTGAATCAATCTGCCAGAGTCATTATTGCCACCGCTGACTTGCAGGACTTAACCAAAACCAAAGTCCTAGAAGCTGGGGCGATGGGTTTTGTCAACAAGCCATTCAATCGCACCAAGGTATTAGAAGTGGTGAATCAGGTACTTAGCAATACCCCAGATGTTTTATAA
- a CDS encoding chemotaxis protein CheC: MDLTQTQLDALSELINIGFARAANSLSELTGDRVLLDVPQVSIHTIDELRPKLASFVEGEVATVQQIFNGPVSGNALLLLNYDGAVMLSDLITPEAHIHSKRLDTAASEVITEIGNILLNACLSVFGNLLQIQISFSVPRLYLEAIDGLIHSLVIGKEEMRYAMLVYTGFRLQEDEVKGYLVLILSVVSLEKLLEAVEHWADVSVEILE, from the coding sequence ATGGATCTCACTCAAACCCAGCTAGATGCTTTGAGTGAACTAATTAATATTGGCTTTGCCAGGGCCGCCAATTCGTTGAGTGAACTCACCGGCGATCGCGTCTTACTCGATGTGCCGCAGGTTTCCATCCATACCATTGATGAGCTTAGGCCAAAACTGGCCAGCTTTGTGGAGGGAGAAGTGGCCACGGTTCAACAGATATTTAACGGACCTGTCTCTGGCAATGCCCTATTATTATTAAATTATGACGGAGCCGTCATGCTCTCAGACTTAATTACCCCAGAGGCTCATATTCATAGCAAGCGATTGGATACCGCAGCATCAGAAGTGATCACGGAAATTGGCAATATTTTGCTGAATGCCTGTTTAAGCGTATTTGGCAACTTATTACAAATTCAAATTTCTTTTTCTGTGCCGCGCTTATATCTGGAAGCGATTGATGGCTTAATCCATTCCCTGGTGATTGGCAAGGAAGAAATGCGGTATGCCATGCTCGTTTACACCGGATTTCGACTCCAAGAAGATGAGGTGAAAGGTTATCTGGTACTGATTTTGAGCGTGGTTTCCTTGGAAAAATTACTGGAAGCGGTGGAACATTGGGCAGATGTTTCGGTGGAAATTCTGGAATAA